GCTCAATAAACGGCTCATCCACTTTTTTTATGTGCTTAATAAAAATAATGAAAATAACGAAACTTATTCCTAAGAAATATAATTTATATGATGTGGTAAACACCATAAAAGTTACTATGCTTAACGACATTAATACTAATCCTATAAAATCAAAACTTCCCTTTTTAATCGGTTCATGATCAAGCATTTTGATAAGAAAAGGAACTGATATTAAAGTTCCTAAAGGTAATATCAATAGATAAGACCAATGAATATATTCAGCTATCATTCCACCGATAGATGGACCTAGAGCTTCACCCATTGCAACAATGGAACCAATAAGTCCAAAAGCCTTTCCCTGGCTCTCCCTTGGAATATATTTAGCAACAACCACCATAATTAACGCAGGAAAAGCTGCAGCTCCTGTACCTTGAATGAATCGTGATAATAATAATACAGGAAATGATGTATGACCTATAAAACCCATAATTGAACCTATACAATTTAATAAAATTCCTGTTAATAACAGTTTCTTAATACCAACATAATCAGAAACTTTGCCATATATGGCTGTTCCTACAGAAAAACTTAACATGAACGATGTATTAATCCAATTTATACTTGCAGGAGCTTTTCCAAAGTAATTCGCTACATCAGGAAAAGATACATTTAGAACCATTTCATTTAGTACACTAAAGAAAGATAAAAAGCAAAGCCAAAGTAATAATTTGTTGTATTGTGATTTATGGTTTGACGAATTAGAATTCATTTCTTCACTCTTTCCCTTTAATTAATAAAGATTTTATCCTATCAACTTTTCCTTGTTGATATAAACTTTTATCTACCACTTCTTGATAAGATACAATTTTATTTTTTATATAGGCTTGTCCATTAAATAGTTCATTACTCTTTTCTTCAAATATTAAAAATAAAGATTGAGGTAACTTTGCAATTAAATTAAATTCATCTTCTACCTCTGATACATTTAAGACATTTCCCTCTAATTTTCCGAGTTCACTAATAGCCTTCCCTAAATAATCTTTATTTGCAGATACATCTATCTCTACTACTGGTTCTACAATGACTGTTTTAGAATTTAACAATGCTTTATACAATGCATATGGTGTTAACTTTCTAAATTCAGATGGTGTACTGACTGGACTAAAAAATTCAGCATCTGTCAACGTTACTTTTACATTGGTTAATTCAAAATCATAAAGACCTGTTTTAGTTGAACTAAACACACTATCTTTAATAGCATTTTGAAATGACTGTTTCAGATAACCTGTTGTCACTAAACTATCAAATTGAATGCCTGATAGGTTACTCGGTTCAACTTTCAAGGTCATCGTTGCCCAATAGGGATTAAGTGATTCATCTACATCAATTGTGCCTATTCCTATTTCTTCTATAATTTCTTTATAAACAATTGTTGGTAATGATAATTTAAGCGTCTTAAAAGAGTAACGTCTGCGTATAGTTTCTTCTAAGTATTCTCGTTGAACTCGACCAAAAATTTTCATTGAGATTTCTGAAGTTTCTTTATCAATTGAGAAATCAAGTAATGGATCTTCTTCTGATAATTCAGTTAATAAGTCTAGTAACGTCATTCTCTCTTCTTCCCCAACTTGGAAAGTGATTTTTAAACTTGGGCTAGGTAAAGATAGCTCATTAGTTAAAGGTTCTCCTAAGAAATCTTGAATCTTTAATTCTTTACATTTTGGAAACATAAAAATATCTCCTGTTTGAATACTATTTGCTTCTACAAATTGGTTGTCTTGTAATACTAAAAAACGTGGTAGCTTCTTTTCTTCTTGATTATTTAACAAATAAGTTTGGTTCTTACTTATTTCACCGGATAGTAATCTAAAATAAGCTTGTTTTTGACCATTCATAAAAGTAATTTTATATAAATATGCAGATAAATTATCCTTACTTTTATCAACTAAATCAAAGCTACCTAATAAATTTAATAAAGTATCTATCCCTTCTCCTGTCACAGCCGAACCTAAAATTAAAGGATAACTTTCATTCATTAAAGTTCGTTGGTTCAACTCATTTTTTAGCTCTATTTCACTTATTAATACATCATTCATAAACTTTTCAAGTAGATAAGGACTGTTTTCGATTAAAGTATCTCTACTTTCTTGACTAAACAAGGATTCTACTAGAACAAGATGACTCGTCAATTTATTCTTGATTTCAGAAATCAGATATTCTGGTCTTGCTGTTTCTATATCTATTTTATTTAAGAAAAAGATAGTCGGTATCTTGGCTTCTTGTAATGTATCAAAAATCCTTCTTGTTTGAGTTGGGAGTTCTCCTAAACTTGAAACGACTAAAACAGCTATATCAATAACGTTTAGTGACCTCACTACTTCACCATAAAATTCAATATGTCCAGGCATATCAACCAAATTTATTTTTGTTTGACACCACTCTAAAGAAACAGAAGCTGTTTTTATTGTAATGCCTCTTTCTTTCTCTAAATCAAGGGTATCAGTAATAGTATCACCCTTCTTAATACTTCCTTGCTTATAATTTTCATGGGTTCTACTATACAAACTTTCTGTTAAAGATGTTTTTCCAGCGTCTACATGAGCGACAATTCCTACATTAATAATTTTTTTCATCAAAAAAAGACTTCTATGGATTTATGTTCGCAAAAATACTCATCGCAAATACCATAGAAGTCTATTGTTCACGACCTTCTAATTATAGTTCGAGAGTATTTCTTTAAGAGCACACCAAATAAGCCTTTGTTTTTCAGCTATATTAAAATGTGCTATTTAGAAATACTCCGAAGCATATGAAGATCACTCACTTATTTTTATTTGATTTATTTATCTTAAGTTAGTATAAATTATAAAAATTAAAAAAACAATTTTTTTAGTTAATTATAACGTCGCTTATGTTAACCCTATATAATATTTAAGCCCTCAGATCGATTCTGAGGGCTTTTTTGCTATTAATAATAGGGATTATGTTAAGCAATAGATTAGATAACTGAAAATAGTTCATTCGACATAATATTTTTATTCAATTATAAAAATTCAATTAGAATTAAACTATTTTAGGTTATCACTCGATGATTGAGAGGTTTTCAAATTTTTTTTTTAACTATTCCTTGCATAAATAGCCTTTAAACTACTCATTTTAATTTAATACAAGGAATATTTAAGTTGATATACTAAAGCATATTTAATATTTCTAATGGGAGTGATTAAAAATGTCTATAGTTAAAATTGATAGTATTAATTTAAAAAAAATGAGTTTTTTCGATATTTATGACTTTGAGGATTTTTTTTTAGAAAATGCCTTGATAGAAAATGAGATAATAAGTGATCAATGTATTGAAAAATTATTTATTGAAGATAGTATAATC
This genomic interval from Enterococcus saigonensis contains the following:
- the tet gene encoding Tet(L)/Tet(K)/Tet(45) family tetracycline efflux MFS transporter, with protein sequence MNSNSSNHKSQYNKLLLWLCFLSFFSVLNEMVLNVSFPDVANYFGKAPASINWINTSFMLSFSVGTAIYGKVSDYVGIKKLLLTGILLNCIGSIMGFIGHTSFPVLLLSRFIQGTGAAAFPALIMVVVAKYIPRESQGKAFGLIGSIVAMGEALGPSIGGMIAEYIHWSYLLILPLGTLISVPFLIKMLDHEPIKKGSFDFIGLVLMSLSIVTFMVFTTSYKLYFLGISFVIFIIFIKHIKKVDEPFIEPKLGENRSFMVGIVCGGLFFGTVAGFISMVPYMMRDLYQLSTLAIGNGIIFPGAVSVIIFGYFGGILVDKKGPIFVLTIGAMLLSISFLLAALFVETTPFLITILIIFIFGGLSFTKTVISTIVSSSLTTKESGSGMSLLNFTSFLSEGLGIAVVGGLLSVDILNKKIIPINVSSQSYLYSNMLLIFSIIIIFSWLITIKVYSEPKIK
- a CDS encoding GTP-binding protein, which encodes MKKIINVGIVAHVDAGKTSLTESLYSRTHENYKQGSIKKGDTITDTLDLEKERGITIKTASVSLEWCQTKINLVDMPGHIEFYGEVVRSLNVIDIAVLVVSSLGELPTQTRRIFDTLQEAKIPTIFFLNKIDIETARPEYLISEIKNKLTSHLVLVESLFSQESRDTLIENSPYLLEKFMNDVLISEIELKNELNQRTLMNESYPLILGSAVTGEGIDTLLNLLGSFDLVDKSKDNLSAYLYKITFMNGQKQAYFRLLSGEISKNQTYLLNNQEEKKLPRFLVLQDNQFVEANSIQTGDIFMFPKCKELKIQDFLGEPLTNELSLPSPSLKITFQVGEEERMTLLDLLTELSEEDPLLDFSIDKETSEISMKIFGRVQREYLEETIRRRYSFKTLKLSLPTIVYKEIIEEIGIGTIDVDESLNPYWATMTLKVEPSNLSGIQFDSLVTTGYLKQSFQNAIKDSVFSSTKTGLYDFELTNVKVTLTDAEFFSPVSTPSEFRKLTPYALYKALLNSKTVIVEPVVEIDVSANKDYLGKAISELGKLEGNVLNVSEVEDEFNLIAKLPQSLFLIFEEKSNELFNGQAYIKNKIVSYQEVVDKSLYQQGKVDRIKSLLIKGKE